A genomic segment from Nicotiana sylvestris chromosome 1, ASM39365v2, whole genome shotgun sequence encodes:
- the LOC104246455 gene encoding BURP domain protein USPL1, protein MEFRPTLSILLHALLLFQFLSESRARDIAKDCDNMHGMLKIQEKEQTSISPMESLNPQLNIFFTPKDLNIGKKMPLFFAIKNPSTSPQLLSREEADSIPFSSTNLPYLLEFFSFSKESPQAKAIEDTFFHCEISAMKGESKFCATSLESMLDWAKEILGYNTQLKVYTTDFIKKSPVTLQNYTILQKPKEILAPKIVACHTLPYPYAVFYCHMQKGENKLFKISLLGENGDRIEAAAICHMDTKQWNHDHVAFRVLKVQPGSSPVCHFFPADNLVWVPSSSM, encoded by the exons ATGGAGTTTAGACCCACTCTTTCCATCTTACTTCATGCACTTCTCCTGTTCCAG TTTTTGAGTGAAAGCAGAGCCAGAGACATAGCCAAAGACTGTGACAACATGCATGGGATGCTAAAAATACAAGAGAAGGAGCAAACATCAATTTCTCCAATGGAATCTCTAAATCCCCAACTCAATATTTTCTTCACTCCTAAAGATTTAAATATTGGAAAAAAGATGCCACTTTTTTTTGCTATAAAAAATCCTTCAACTTCTCCTCAATTACTTTCTAGAGAAGAAGCAGATTCTATCCCATTTTCTTCAACAAATCTTCCTTATCTTCTTGAATTCTTCTCATTTTCTAAAGAATCACCACAAGCAAAAGCAATAGAAGATACATTTTTCCACTGTGAAATCTCAGCAATGAAAGGAGAATCTAAATTCTGTGCTACTTCCTTAGAATCTATGCTTGATTGGGCTAAAGAAATCTTAGGATATAACACTCAATTAAAGGTCTACACCACTGATTTTATAAAAAAGTCCCCTGTTACTTTACAAAATTACACAATTTTACAAAAACCAAAGGAGATTTTAGCACCTAAAATTGTTGCTTGTCACACTTTGCCTTATCCTTATGCTGTATTCTATTGCCATATGCAAAAGGGAGAAAATAAGTTATTTAAGATTTCATTGTTGGGAGAAAATGGAGACAGAATTGAAGCAGCTGCAATTTGTCATATGGATACAAAACAATGGAATCATGACCATGTTGCTTTTCGTGTATTGAAAGTTCAACCTGGAAGTTCTCCTGTTTGTCACTTTTTTCCTGCAGATAATCTTGTTTGGGTTCCATCTTCATCTATGTAA